A part of Paenibacillus donghaensis genomic DNA contains:
- a CDS encoding LCP family protein, whose amino-acid sequence MTTRNNNLPSRTPGGSNRGRPSGTASKSRNTAASKTKPKKGPFARLARALLILLLVAILAGLGYGGYLWWKLEHGVFNTDAGGSIDPAQSASVKPLTILLLGTDNRPKHASNLTDVIMVASLNPDTKSATVVSLPRDTLVQLSGYKQTKINEVYTRFKRNEAESGKRAEDQIKTMMGKYLGVEVDYVVLLDFQGFRDVVDKLGKVSVNISRDMCYTDSVDGTDINLTKGPAKLDGDSALDYVRYRKSNCKPKTAASDDFDRNKRQNEVLNALVDKLQSLGGVLKIGGVLDAVDDNMKTDIEGEQIKDLITTYMKISKSDIEFKPVTGTWHSPFVYINDKELEAAKQSLQDRIAGKSSGAAVAP is encoded by the coding sequence ATGACTACACGAAATAACAACTTACCTTCCAGAACTCCCGGTGGGAGCAATAGAGGCAGACCTTCCGGGACTGCCTCCAAGTCCAGAAACACAGCAGCATCGAAGACCAAGCCGAAGAAGGGACCCTTCGCCCGTTTGGCGAGAGCCCTTCTTATCCTGCTCCTGGTGGCGATTCTCGCCGGTCTTGGCTACGGAGGCTACCTATGGTGGAAGCTGGAGCACGGAGTGTTTAACACAGATGCTGGAGGCAGTATAGATCCTGCACAGTCGGCTTCGGTCAAGCCGCTGACGATTCTGCTGCTGGGAACGGACAACCGGCCCAAGCATGCTTCCAACCTGACAGATGTGATCATGGTGGCATCACTCAATCCAGATACCAAATCCGCAACCGTTGTGTCTCTTCCGCGGGACACGCTGGTGCAGCTGAGCGGGTATAAACAGACCAAGATCAATGAGGTATATACGCGGTTTAAGCGCAACGAAGCGGAGTCAGGCAAACGGGCCGAAGACCAGATCAAGACGATGATGGGCAAATACCTGGGAGTTGAGGTCGATTATGTGGTGCTGCTGGATTTCCAGGGCTTTCGCGATGTGGTCGACAAACTGGGTAAGGTCAGCGTCAACATTAGTAGGGATATGTGTTATACCGACAGTGTGGATGGCACGGATATCAACCTGACCAAAGGTCCTGCGAAGCTGGACGGAGACAGTGCGCTGGACTATGTGCGCTACCGCAAGTCTAACTGCAAGCCCAAAACAGCGGCTTCGGATGATTTTGACCGTAATAAACGCCAGAATGAGGTGCTGAATGCCTTGGTTGACAAGCTGCAGTCTTTGGGCGGTGTGCTGAAAATCGGAGGCGTGCTGGATGCGGTCGATGATAACATGAAGACAGATATTGAGGGCGAGCAAATTAAGGACCTGATCACAACCTACATGAAGATATCCAAGTCGGATATTGAATTCAAGCCGGTCACAGGAACCTGGCACAGTCCCTTTGTATATATTAACGACAAAGAGCTTGAAGCGGCCAAACAAAGCCTGCAGGACCGAATTGCCGGCAAATCCTCAGGAGCAGCTGTTGCCCCCTGA
- a CDS encoding YlaH-like family protein: MQRWFAEHPVIAYLVIFILLTYVYNKVFRVNQKLSLTKEIVLYIMMALGSGMLLIFQHDKLPIIQCLLVAVGLMLLVRIRYIVEARQKRKAAAIAAKRP; this comes from the coding sequence GTGCAACGATGGTTCGCCGAGCATCCTGTGATCGCCTACTTGGTTATTTTTATACTGCTGACTTATGTGTACAACAAGGTATTTCGCGTCAACCAGAAGCTGTCGCTTACTAAGGAAATCGTGCTCTATATAATGATGGCGCTGGGCTCGGGTATGCTTCTGATCTTCCAGCATGATAAGCTGCCGATTATCCAGTGTCTGCTCGTTGCCGTAGGTTTGATGCTGCTTGTGCGTATCCGCTATATCGTGGAAGCCCGCCAGAAGAGAAAAGCTGCCGCTATCGCTGCCAAAAGACCTTAA
- the typA gene encoding translational GTPase TypA, translating into MHSRKDIRNIAIIAHVDHGKTTLVDQLLQQSGIFRDHETMQERAMDSNDLERERGITILAKNTAITYKEFLINIVDTPGHADFGGEVERIMKMVDGVLLVVDAYEGCMPQTKFVLRKALEQHLTPIVVVNKIDRPAARPKEVIDEVLDLFIELEASDDQLEFPVVYASALNGTSSMVPEKQDETMLSLYETITQHIPAPTEKVDEPLQFLVTLMDYNEYLGRIAIGRVNRGIIKQGQSVTVIMRDGKSKTARIEKLFGFQGLKRVETEEAGAGDIVAIAGIKDINIGETIADPQHPEALPVLKIDEPTMQMTFLVNNSPFVGREGKWITSRKLRERLFKELETDVSLRVDETDSPDAFIVSGRGELHLGILIENMRREGYELQVSKPEVIIKEVDGRKMEPVERLMIDVPEESMGSVMESLGSRKAEMVNMINTGTGTVRLEFLVPARGLIGYNTHFLTLTRGYGVMNHAFDSYAPLIGGQVGGRHQGVLVSSETGTTTHYGMMGVEDRGILFLEPGADIYEGMIVGEHTRDNDIIVNICREKQLTNVRSATKDETVKMKTPRLFSLEQALEYLNDDELCEITPKTVRLRKKILNKSERERVAKQSKAAKAGV; encoded by the coding sequence ATGCATTCAAGAAAAGACATTCGCAATATTGCGATCATTGCCCACGTTGACCATGGCAAAACGACACTCGTCGATCAGCTTCTGCAGCAGTCGGGTATTTTTCGAGACCACGAAACTATGCAGGAACGTGCAATGGACTCCAACGATCTGGAGCGGGAACGCGGCATAACTATCCTAGCCAAAAATACAGCAATTACCTATAAAGAGTTCCTGATTAACATTGTTGATACCCCTGGACATGCCGACTTTGGCGGCGAAGTGGAACGTATCATGAAGATGGTTGATGGCGTTCTGCTCGTTGTTGATGCTTATGAAGGCTGCATGCCGCAGACCAAATTCGTATTGCGCAAAGCGCTGGAACAGCACCTGACACCTATCGTTGTTGTGAATAAGATTGACCGTCCGGCTGCCCGTCCGAAGGAAGTTATCGATGAAGTGCTGGATCTGTTCATTGAGCTTGAAGCCAGTGATGATCAGCTTGAATTCCCCGTAGTGTATGCTTCCGCGCTGAACGGAACATCGAGCATGGTCCCTGAGAAGCAGGATGAAACGATGCTCTCCCTGTACGAAACCATCACACAGCACATTCCGGCTCCAACAGAAAAAGTAGATGAGCCTCTGCAATTCCTCGTTACTCTGATGGACTACAACGAATACCTGGGCCGGATTGCCATCGGACGCGTAAACCGCGGAATTATTAAGCAAGGACAGTCTGTTACCGTAATTATGCGTGATGGCAAGAGCAAGACTGCGCGTATTGAGAAGCTGTTCGGCTTCCAGGGCTTGAAGCGTGTGGAAACGGAAGAAGCGGGTGCCGGTGATATCGTGGCTATCGCGGGGATTAAGGACATTAACATTGGTGAAACGATTGCCGATCCGCAGCATCCTGAAGCGCTGCCGGTGCTGAAGATTGACGAGCCAACGATGCAGATGACATTCCTCGTGAATAACAGTCCGTTTGTCGGCAGAGAAGGCAAATGGATAACCTCCCGCAAGCTGCGTGAGCGTCTCTTCAAAGAGCTTGAGACAGACGTGAGCTTACGTGTGGATGAAACTGACAGCCCGGATGCCTTCATCGTATCCGGACGCGGAGAGCTTCACCTGGGGATTCTGATCGAGAACATGCGCCGTGAAGGCTACGAGCTGCAGGTATCGAAACCTGAAGTTATCATCAAGGAAGTTGACGGCCGCAAAATGGAACCGGTTGAACGCCTGATGATTGACGTTCCTGAAGAAAGCATGGGTTCGGTTATGGAAAGTCTGGGTAGCCGCAAGGCTGAAATGGTTAACATGATCAATACCGGAACAGGTACAGTCCGTCTGGAATTCCTGGTTCCTGCACGTGGCCTGATCGGCTATAACACACACTTCCTGACACTGACACGCGGCTATGGTGTAATGAACCATGCGTTCGACAGCTATGCACCGCTGATCGGCGGCCAGGTAGGCGGTCGTCATCAAGGCGTACTGGTATCCAGTGAAACCGGAACAACTACCCACTACGGAATGATGGGTGTGGAAGACCGCGGAATTCTCTTCCTGGAGCCGGGTGCCGATATTTATGAAGGTATGATCGTGGGCGAGCATACCCGTGATAATGATATCATCGTGAACATCTGCAGAGAGAAACAGTTGACCAACGTTCGTTCCGCAACGAAGGATGAGACCGTCAAGATGAAGACGCCGCGTCTGTTCTCCCTGGAGCAGGCACTGGAATATTTGAATGATGATGAATTGTGCGAAATTACGCCTAAAACCGTTCGTCTTCGCAAGAAGATCCTGAACAAGAGCGAGCGCGAACGTGTTGCCAAGCAGTCCAAAGCGGCTAAAGCCGGAGTGTAA
- a CDS encoding YjbE family putative metal transport protein (Members of this highly hydrophobic protein family,regularly are found preceded by the yybP-ykoY manganese riboswitch (see RF00080). A metal cation transport function is proposed.), protein MDSIVLLGEILMINLVLSGDNAMVIALASKNLPEKHRRTAVWWGAAGAVILRCLLTVAALLLLKIPYIQAAGGLLLLWISLKLLLEDEEELRVEGASTVWKSIRTILLADFIMSLDNVLAIAGVAQGDLALIVIGIAISIPIVVWGSSIIVSWLHRFPLLIFIGAYILAFTAGDMLLQDAKLGAMLSFMFPSSHSVLPLALGIFVVVTGAVKRRTGSAS, encoded by the coding sequence ATGGATTCCATTGTGCTGCTTGGTGAAATACTGATGATCAATCTTGTGCTGAGTGGGGATAACGCCATGGTTATAGCGCTGGCCAGCAAAAATCTCCCGGAGAAGCACAGGCGGACAGCGGTATGGTGGGGTGCGGCGGGTGCGGTGATTCTGCGCTGCCTGCTGACGGTTGCTGCCTTGCTGCTGCTGAAGATTCCATATATTCAAGCGGCAGGAGGACTGTTATTACTGTGGATTTCCCTTAAGCTGCTGCTGGAGGATGAGGAGGAACTGAGGGTGGAGGGTGCCTCTACCGTCTGGAAGTCGATCCGCACCATTCTGCTGGCCGATTTCATCATGAGCCTGGACAATGTGCTGGCCATTGCAGGCGTGGCACAGGGGGATCTGGCCCTGATTGTAATCGGGATTGCGATCAGTATCCCCATTGTTGTATGGGGGAGCAGCATTATTGTCAGCTGGCTGCACCGTTTCCCGCTGCTGATCTTTATCGGGGCCTATATCCTGGCATTTACCGCAGGAGATATGCTGCTGCAGGATGCGAAATTAGGTGCCATGCTGTCCTTTATGTTCCCTTCGAGCCATTCCGTGCTGCCGCTGGCACTGGGTATATTTGTAGTCGTGACAGGAGCTGTCAAGCGCAGAACGGGTTCAGCTTCCTAA
- a CDS encoding TerC family protein, with protein MDRVVWEFVLSLLNIVFLDLILAGDNAIVIGLAARNLQQDTQRQAILFGTAGAVILRIAATILVVWLLKVPWLLLAGGALLILIAYRLLSEDNQTADIKAGGNLWSAVRTIIIADAAMGLDNVIAVAGAAKHNVTLVVLGLLISVPIVVWGSTLFIRLLKRYPWIIYAGSAVLGFTASSMITDERKLAPFWEQHALLRIMFIALTIAGILWAGHSKRRRSRLNAIGQQHTG; from the coding sequence TTGGACAGAGTAGTCTGGGAATTTGTATTATCACTGCTGAACATTGTGTTTCTGGACCTGATCCTGGCCGGCGACAATGCCATTGTGATCGGTCTGGCCGCAAGGAATCTGCAGCAGGACACGCAGAGACAAGCCATTCTGTTCGGCACTGCCGGCGCAGTTATCCTGCGGATTGCCGCTACCATTCTGGTCGTCTGGCTGCTGAAGGTGCCCTGGCTGCTGCTGGCAGGCGGGGCACTGCTGATTCTGATTGCCTACCGTCTGCTCAGCGAGGATAACCAGACCGCCGACATCAAGGCCGGCGGCAATCTGTGGTCAGCCGTTCGTACGATCATCATCGCCGATGCCGCGATGGGGCTGGACAATGTGATCGCAGTGGCCGGTGCAGCCAAGCACAATGTGACACTTGTGGTGCTTGGACTGCTGATCAGTGTGCCGATTGTAGTCTGGGGCAGCACGCTTTTTATCCGGTTGCTTAAGCGTTATCCCTGGATCATCTATGCCGGTTCGGCCGTGCTGGGCTTTACAGCCTCCAGCATGATTACCGATGAGCGGAAACTCGCTCCCTTCTGGGAGCAGCATGCCTTGCTGCGCATAATGTTTATTGCACTGACGATCGCAGGCATCCTCTGGGCCGGTCATTCCAAACGCCGCAGAAGCCGGTTGAACGCTATCGGGCAACAGCACACCGGCTGA
- the thiI gene encoding tRNA uracil 4-sulfurtransferase ThiI — MLDEHKRDAAGEGRHNIAYADMLLLRFGEFTLKGKNRARFEKTVLRHVKEMVKPYPKAAITKEFGRIYVELNGEPAAAMAQALKNVFGIASVSPVKAAPSELEAIIAVSRQLLEIIAPLQGTSFKVNARRVWKQFPYGSLEMNKLVSTPVLQGYPGLKVDMNHPDMELRVEIREERTYIFCESIAGVGGFPLGTNGKAMLLLSGGIDSPVAGWSSMRRGLEVECIHFYSFPYTSELARQKVVDLTRVLSQYAGVIKLHLVPFTEVQTAFTGIGQDNLIITLMRRAMLKIATRLAEREGALALVTGESLGQVASQTLPSMNVIGRATQLPLLRPLVMMDKIEIVEQAQLIGTYDLSILPYEDCCTLFVPKSPSTNPNMRIVDKIEATLPEYARLLDEAVEATETVSVTPYGNEKPRPLVSGQSALQEEWF; from the coding sequence ATGCTGGATGAACACAAGCGGGACGCCGCTGGAGAAGGAAGGCACAATATAGCCTATGCCGATATGCTGCTGCTGCGTTTCGGAGAATTTACGCTCAAAGGCAAGAACCGTGCCCGATTTGAGAAGACAGTGCTGCGTCATGTCAAGGAAATGGTCAAGCCCTATCCCAAGGCTGCCATCACGAAGGAGTTCGGGCGGATCTATGTGGAGCTGAACGGGGAACCGGCAGCGGCTATGGCTCAGGCCCTGAAGAATGTGTTCGGCATTGCTTCGGTTAGTCCCGTCAAAGCCGCTCCCTCTGAGCTGGAGGCGATTATAGCCGTCAGCCGTCAGTTGCTGGAGATCATAGCTCCGCTGCAAGGTACATCGTTCAAGGTGAATGCCCGGCGGGTATGGAAACAGTTTCCTTACGGCTCGCTGGAGATGAACAAGCTGGTATCCACGCCAGTGCTACAGGGCTATCCTGGGCTCAAAGTGGATATGAACCACCCGGATATGGAGCTTCGCGTGGAGATCCGCGAGGAGCGGACCTATATTTTCTGCGAGAGCATTGCCGGGGTTGGCGGCTTCCCGCTCGGTACGAACGGCAAGGCAATGCTTCTGCTGTCTGGCGGAATCGACAGTCCGGTAGCAGGCTGGTCGTCCATGCGCCGCGGTTTGGAAGTGGAATGTATCCATTTCTACAGCTTCCCCTACACCAGTGAGCTGGCCCGCCAGAAGGTGGTCGATCTGACACGGGTGCTGTCGCAATATGCCGGCGTGATCAAGCTGCATCTGGTTCCGTTTACGGAGGTGCAGACAGCCTTCACGGGAATCGGTCAGGATAATCTGATTATTACGCTGATGCGGCGGGCCATGCTGAAGATCGCCACCCGGCTGGCCGAACGCGAGGGCGCACTTGCCCTTGTTACCGGAGAGAGCCTGGGGCAGGTGGCCAGCCAGACCTTGCCCAGCATGAATGTGATCGGGCGGGCTACGCAGCTGCCGTTGCTGCGTCCGCTGGTGATGATGGACAAGATCGAGATTGTCGAGCAAGCTCAGCTTATAGGCACCTATGACCTCTCCATCCTGCCTTACGAAGACTGCTGCACCCTGTTTGTGCCCAAATCGCCTAGCACTAACCCCAATATGCGGATTGTGGACAAGATCGAAGCGACGCTGCCGGAATATGCCCGGCTGCTGGACGAGGCGGTAGAGGCTACCGAAACCGTGAGCGTTACCCCTTACGGCAACGAGAAGCCTCGCCCGCTGGTCAGCGGCCAGTCAGCGCTGCAGGAGGAATGGTTCTAA